A portion of the Glycine max cultivar Williams 82 chromosome 10, Glycine_max_v4.0, whole genome shotgun sequence genome contains these proteins:
- the LOC100787885 gene encoding calcium-binding protein CBP → MSGYPNQPPSYSYGAPPPPQPYGAHPPSQSYGAPPPSQSYGAPPPPQPYGAPPPAQPYSASPYAQPSAPYAAPYNKPPKNESHSHGGGSSGGYPAPAYASPFASLVPSAFPPGTDPNVVACFQMADQDGSGFIDDKEMQGALSSYNQSFSLRTVHLLMYHFTNSNVKKIGPKEFTSLFYSLQNWRSIFERFDKDRSGKIDSTELRDALLSLGYAVSPVVLDLLVSKFDKTGGKSKAIEYDNFIECCLTVKGLTDKFKEKDTAYSGSATFTYESFMLTVLPFLIA, encoded by the exons ATGTCCGGCTATCCCAACCAGCCTCCCAGCTACAGCTACGGCGCGCCGCCGCCGCCCCAACCCTACGGTGCCCATCCGCCATCGCAATCATACGGGGCTCCTCCGCCATCGCAATCATACGGGGCTCCTCCGCCACCGCAACCCTACGGCGCGCCGCCGCCCGCTCAGCCCTACTCCGCCTCCCCCTACGCCCAACCGTCCGCCCCCTACGCCGCCCCCTACAACAAACCCCCGAAGAACGAGTCCCACTCCCACGGCGGAGGAAGCAGCGGCGGCTACCCGGCTCCGGCGTACGCGAGCCCGTTCGCGTCGCTGGTGCCATCGGCGTTCCCTCCAGGGACAGACCCTAACGTGGTGGCGTGCTTCCAGATGGCGGACCAGGACGGAAGCGGATTTATCGACGACAAGGAAATGCAGGGAGCGCTTTCTTCCTATAACCAAAGCTTCAGCCTCAGAACCGTTCATCTTCTCATGTATCACTTCACCAATTCCAACGTCAAGAAAATAG GACCAAAGGAATTCACTTCTCTATTTTACAGTCTTCAGAACTGGAGG TCCATTTTTGAGAGATTTGATAAAGACAGAAGCGGCAAAATCGATTCTACTGAGTTGAGAGATGCTCTACTGAGTCTGGGCTATGCTGTTTCTCCTGTGGTATTGGATTTGCTCGTCTCAAAGTTTGACAAAACTGGTGGAAAAAGCAAGGCTATAGAATATGACAATTTCATCGA GTGTTGTCTTACTGTTAAG GGACTGACTGACAAATTCAAAGAAAAGGATACTGCGTATTCTGGCTCTGCAACCTTCACCTATGAATCGTTTATGCTGACAGTCCTGCCATTCCTAATAGCTTAG